One Methanomassiliicoccales archaeon genomic window carries:
- a CDS encoding CDP-2,3-bis-(O-geranylgeranyl)-sn-glycerol synthase — protein MEEVLVALSGIWLMLPALLPNSAAVIFGGGTPVDFGKSWGGKRILGDGKTWCGLIGGCSAGVALGLVCMMVAFPFDSETLWGFGSYPEALGVIFVLSLGSLLGDMGGSLLKRRLGVERGAKMPVLDQYDFLIGSIILLLIFYPDWFIGNYWDGNRWIALITLLVAVPLLHRGVNIIGYKMGKKDVPW, from the coding sequence ATGGAGGAAGTCCTGGTCGCATTGAGCGGGATATGGCTGATGCTGCCCGCCCTACTGCCAAACTCAGCTGCGGTCATCTTCGGAGGCGGAACACCGGTGGACTTCGGAAAATCATGGGGCGGCAAGCGTATACTGGGCGACGGAAAGACATGGTGTGGCCTCATCGGGGGCTGCTCTGCGGGTGTGGCCTTGGGACTGGTGTGTATGATGGTCGCCTTCCCCTTCGACAGCGAGACGCTTTGGGGGTTCGGATCCTATCCCGAGGCTCTCGGCGTGATCTTCGTCCTATCGCTCGGCTCGTTGCTCGGGGATATGGGCGGATCCCTCCTCAAGAGAAGGCTCGGTGTCGAGAGAGGAGCCAAGATGCCCGTTCTGGACCAATATGATTTCCTCATCGGCTCCATCATACTGCTGCTCATATTCTACCCTGACTGGTTTATCGGGAACTACTGGGATGGAAACCGGTGGATAGCCTTGATAACGCTGCTGGTGGCGGTCCCACTGTTACACCGAGGTGTTAATATAATCGGTTACAAAATGGGGAAGAAGGACGTTCCATGGTGA